The proteins below are encoded in one region of Ascochyta rabiei chromosome 21, complete sequence:
- a CDS encoding Holo-[acyl-carrier-protein] synthase has protein sequence MPLRPFPFPLRVGTDLCNVSRIRSLITQKPNSAKGPRLKAFLSKILTHPERAYFRGRFGNDESVFRNTDNVARFLAGRFAAKEACRKACDHLGIYTTGFKHIMILPVTTLDHSEHQSQRPQGLILHEALPELEKLEAAKQAAFNVEALDGQLCEISITHDGDFASAVALVPGMK, from the exons ATGCCACTACGACCGTTTCCCTTTCCTCTGCGAGTCGGCACCGATCTCTGCAACGTTTCACGGATCAGGTCCCTGATCACGCAGAAGCCTAACAGCGCCAAAGGACCGCGGTTGAAAGCATTTTTGTCCAAGATTCTGACGCATCCTGAACGCGCCTATTTTCGTGGCCGCTTTGGAAACGACGAGTCTGTCTTCCGCAATACAGACAATGTTGCGCGTTTTCTCGCAGGCAG ATTCGCAGCCAAAGAAGCATGCCGCAAAGCCTGCGATCATTTGGGGATATACACAACGGGCTTCAAGCATATCATGATCCTTCCGGTCACTACACTTGACCACAGTGAGCACCAGAGTCAAAGACCCCAGGGGCTAATACTGCACGAAGCTCTACCAGAGCTTGAGAAGCTCGAGGCAGCCAAACAAGCAGCTTTCAACGTGGAGGCACTTGACGGCCAATTGTGCGAGATTAGCATCACCCATGACGGAGACTTTGCGAGTGCGGTCGCACTTGTGCCGGGTATGAAGTGA